Proteins from a single region of Arctopsyche grandis isolate Sample6627 chromosome 1, ASM5162203v2, whole genome shotgun sequence:
- the LOC143916769 gene encoding RYamide receptor-like, whose amino-acid sequence MFKIYIAVDDLYQPTTGLIIFLSSLYALISLLAVIGNGMIIWIICSTKNMRTLTNNYIANLAIADIIIGLFSIPFQFQAALLQRWQLPEIMCPLCPFFQTVSVNVSIFTLTAIAIDRHKAILYPMSVRPSKRVVRIIITAIWFLGVLLAIPMLYALRVTKVFDYVDEETNQVQLKPFCDLVNLTPKSMTVYRTVLFLVQYAVPVFLISQKYYSLATTLWGSRVPGNAQESRDANVIQNKKKVIKMLVIVVAIFIICWLPLQFYNILQMFLPQINNFKYINLIFFACDWLAMSNSCYNPFIYGLYNENFKSQFKKRFSICGRKNNAPIADNLNKNKPSTRLRRQSTREMFPLVGINYKNRYQSTFDHQKNRLSTYKETEFSSDGPSKSEISNTFHLSADSFNDSVMEELIDSMMRLSITETTLLSNDDLSSSSSEDSYKND is encoded by the exons atgtttaaaatttatatagcaGTTGACGACTTGTACCAGCCAACTACAGGGTTGATCATTTTCCTGTCCTCATTATATGCGTTGATTTCACTCTTAGCTGTTATTGGCAATGGAATGATTATTTGGATAATTTGTTCAACCAAAAACATGAGAACTCTAACAAACAATTACATTGCCAATTTGGCAATAGCTGATATTATTATTGGCCTGTTCAGCATTCCATTCCAG TTCCAGGCAGCCCTTCTCCAAAGATGGCAGTTACCTGAAATTATGTGTCCTCTCTGCCCGTTTTTCCAAACGGTCAGCGTCAATGTAAGCATATTCACGTTGACAGCAATCGCCATAGATCGTCATAAGGCCATTTTGTATCCTatgag tgttCGACCATCAAAAAGAGTAGTAAGAATAATAATCACTGCAATATGGTTTCTGGGAGTACTTTTGGCTATCCCCATGCTCTACGCCTTAAGGGTGACAAAAGTTTTCGATTATGTTGATGAAG AAACTAATCAAGTTCAATTGAAACCATTCTGTGACCTAGTAAACTTGACGCCGAAATCAATGACAGTATATCGAACCGTGCTGTTTTTGGTAcag taCGCGGTGcctgtttttttaatatcacaAAAATATTACTCATTGGCAACAACATTGTGGGGGTCAAGAGTTCCTGGAAATGCCCAAGAATCCAGGGATGCAAATgtgattcaaaataaaaaaaaa GTTATCAAAATGCTGGTTATCGTAGTGGCAATATTTATTATCTGCTGGTTACCACTtcaattttataacattttgcAGATGTTTCTGCCGCAGATAAATAA TTTCAAGTACATAAACCTTATTTTCTTTGCTTGTGATTGGTTGGCTATGAGTAACTCCTGCTACAATCCGTTCATATACGGATTATATAAC GAAAATTTCAAAAGTCAATTCAAAAAAAGATTCAGCATTTGCGGTCGAAAAAACAATGCTCCGATAGCAGATAACCTg AATAAAAATAAGCCATCAACCCGTTTGCGTCGACAATCAACAAGAGAAATGTTCCCACTTGTaggaataaattacaaaaacagATACCAATCAACTTTTGACCATCAGAAAAATCGACTATCAACATACAAAGAAACTGAATTTAGTAGCGACGGTCCCTCCAAAAGTGAAATTTCAAACACATTTCACCTGAGCGCTGATAGCTTCAATGATTCCGTAATGGAAGAGTTGATAGACTCAATGATGAGACTATCAATCACGGAGACTACTTTACTATCTAACGATGACCTTTCATCGTCATCGAGCGAAGATTCATATAAGAATGACTAG